One genomic segment of Chitinophaga parva includes these proteins:
- a CDS encoding beta-ketoacyl synthase N-terminal-like domain-containing protein codes for MYEVFVAADNIISPLGATTAQNYAAVRQGVSGVNPLLLAGAEAPLPVGAILPEQLVAYTAGVQVQGASKFEQLVIASIAEALTQTDIRLSQPRTLLLLSTTKGNIDWLEQHAGQLPDGKALEQMQLYDTALRIGRYFNAAHPPQVVSNACISGLLAILMAKRLLLSGAYDHIVIAGADILTQFVVSGFQSFHALSDERCLPFDAARKGLNLGEAAATLVLTNDASRQSATNKVRPLGGASSNDANHISGPSRTGAELALALQKAMTSAGLEPNDIDFISAHGTATPYNDEMESKAFALAGITHAPVYSLKGYYGHTLGAAGLLETIVSMHALMDNCLPGTLGFTTLGVSQPLDVYPETRYQQGLKRFIKTTSGFGGCNAAMVFEKR; via the coding sequence ATGTATGAGGTGTTTGTAGCGGCGGACAATATTATTTCCCCCCTGGGGGCCACCACGGCGCAGAACTATGCGGCCGTGCGCCAGGGTGTGAGCGGGGTAAACCCCCTGCTGCTGGCGGGTGCGGAAGCGCCCCTGCCGGTGGGCGCCATCCTGCCGGAACAACTGGTGGCCTACACCGCCGGCGTACAGGTGCAGGGTGCTTCAAAGTTTGAACAGCTGGTCATTGCCTCCATCGCGGAGGCCCTCACCCAAACGGATATACGGTTATCGCAGCCCCGTACCCTGCTACTGCTCAGCACTACCAAAGGCAATATTGACTGGCTGGAGCAACATGCCGGCCAGCTACCCGACGGGAAGGCCCTGGAGCAAATGCAACTGTACGATACGGCCCTGCGCATAGGCCGGTATTTTAACGCGGCACACCCGCCACAGGTGGTGAGCAATGCCTGCATTTCCGGGCTGCTGGCCATTCTCATGGCAAAGCGCCTCCTGCTTTCCGGCGCCTATGATCACATTGTGATTGCAGGAGCCGATATTTTAACGCAATTTGTAGTGTCTGGTTTTCAATCCTTCCACGCCCTGAGCGATGAAAGGTGCCTGCCTTTTGATGCGGCACGCAAAGGCCTGAACCTGGGCGAAGCCGCTGCCACGCTGGTACTGACCAACGATGCCAGCCGCCAGTCTGCCACCAATAAAGTACGGCCCCTGGGCGGTGCTTCCAGCAATGATGCCAACCATATTTCAGGCCCCTCGCGCACCGGTGCGGAGCTGGCCCTGGCCCTGCAAAAAGCCATGACCAGTGCTGGCCTGGAACCCAACGATATTGACTTCATCTCCGCCCACGGCACGGCCACCCCGTACAATGATGAGATGGAGTCCAAAGCCTTTGCCCTGGCGGGTATTACCCATGCTCCCGTGTACAGCCTGAAAGGTTATTACGGCCATACTTTGGGCGCCGCCGGCCTGCTGGAAACCATTGTGAGCATGCATGCCCTCATGGACAACTGCCTGCCCGGCACCCTGGGATTCACTACCCTGGGCGTAAGCCAGCCTTTGGATGTGTACCCGGAAACCCGCTACCAGCAAGGATTAAAACGGTTTATAAAAACCACCTCTGGTTTTGGGGGATGTAATGCGGCAATGGTGTTTGAGAAGAGATAA
- a CDS encoding acyl-CoA thioesterase, translating into MQAPLTERVEILVRFNEADPLGIVWHGHYVRYMEDGREAFGNRYGLRYLDIYEKGYTVPVVHVDCNYKRSLRYGDSVIVETRYIPTPAAKVRFEYTLFNARTLEVVATGSSVQVFLDKETQTLQLIPPAFFEAWKKEHALI; encoded by the coding sequence ATGCAGGCACCGTTGACGGAAAGAGTGGAAATTTTAGTAAGGTTTAACGAAGCGGATCCCCTGGGCATCGTTTGGCATGGCCATTACGTGCGCTACATGGAGGATGGGCGGGAAGCTTTTGGCAACCGCTATGGGCTGCGTTACCTGGATATTTATGAGAAGGGGTATACCGTACCGGTGGTGCATGTGGATTGTAATTACAAACGCAGCCTGCGTTACGGCGACAGTGTGATCGTGGAAACGCGCTATATTCCTACGCCTGCGGCCAAGGTCCGCTTTGAGTATACCCTCTTCAACGCCCGTACCCTGGAAGTGGTGGCCACGGGATCGTCTGTACAGGTGTTCCTGGATAAAGAAACCCAAACGCTGCAACTTATTCCGCCGGCGTTTTTTGAAGCATGGAAAAAAGAACATGCCCTAATTTGA
- a CDS encoding HAL/PAL/TAL family ammonia-lyase, with the protein MVVLGSKPLTLEEVYRILYEGDSLELEAAALQNVEDSHNFLKQFSGKKLIYGINTGFGPMAQYKVSEEDTLQLQYNLIRSHASGASKWLSPIHTKALMIARISTLMQGYSGVHPSIVLLLRDLINKNVYPCVFEHGGVGASGDLVQLAHLALVLIGEGEVLYENKIEATADVFARLGITPIKIHLREGLAVLNGTSAMTGIGLVNVLEAKRLLHWSTVMSAMINEVVEAFDDHFSAELNAVKKHVGQNEIARQMRTVLAGSKMIRHRPDHLYKELEEDIFKDKVQEYYSLRCVPQVLGPVFDTLEQAGRLVVEELNSVSDNPVVDHHRGNVFHGGNFHGDYVSLEMDKLKIAITKLSMLSERQLNYLLNEKLNHKFPPFVNLGKLGFNFGMQGVQFTAVSTVAENQTLSFPMYVHSIPNNNDNQDIVSMGTNAALIASKVVENAYEVLSIQMMTLLQAVDYLQCQHRLASFTHGVYSQIRQVFPVFVEDAPRYKDIRQVKDLLRNLPLAFNA; encoded by the coding sequence ATGGTCGTTTTAGGTAGCAAGCCGCTTACGCTGGAAGAAGTTTACAGGATTTTATATGAAGGTGATAGCCTGGAACTGGAAGCAGCGGCGTTGCAGAATGTGGAGGACAGCCACAATTTTCTGAAGCAGTTTTCCGGGAAGAAGCTGATCTATGGCATCAATACAGGTTTTGGGCCCATGGCCCAATACAAGGTGAGCGAGGAGGATACCCTGCAGCTGCAGTATAACCTGATCCGCAGCCACGCCTCCGGCGCCAGCAAATGGTTGTCGCCCATCCATACCAAAGCGCTGATGATAGCGCGCATCAGCACCCTGATGCAGGGCTATTCCGGTGTACATCCCTCCATTGTACTGCTGCTTCGCGACCTGATCAACAAAAACGTATATCCGTGTGTGTTTGAGCACGGCGGCGTGGGCGCTTCCGGCGACCTGGTGCAGCTGGCCCACCTGGCCCTGGTGCTTATTGGTGAAGGGGAAGTATTATACGAAAATAAAATTGAAGCTACTGCCGACGTATTTGCCCGCCTGGGCATTACACCCATTAAAATACACCTGCGCGAAGGCCTGGCCGTGCTGAATGGCACTTCCGCCATGACCGGCATAGGCCTGGTGAATGTGCTGGAAGCCAAGCGCCTTCTGCACTGGAGCACCGTGATGAGCGCCATGATCAATGAAGTAGTGGAAGCCTTTGATGATCACTTCTCCGCCGAACTGAATGCCGTGAAAAAGCACGTGGGCCAGAATGAAATAGCCCGCCAGATGCGCACCGTGCTGGCCGGCAGCAAGATGATACGCCACCGCCCGGACCACCTGTACAAGGAGCTGGAAGAAGATATTTTTAAAGACAAGGTGCAGGAATACTACTCCCTGCGCTGCGTGCCCCAGGTACTGGGCCCCGTGTTTGATACCCTGGAGCAGGCCGGCCGCCTGGTGGTGGAAGAGCTGAACTCCGTGAGCGACAACCCGGTGGTGGACCATCACCGCGGCAATGTGTTCCACGGCGGTAATTTCCACGGCGACTATGTTTCCCTGGAAATGGACAAGCTGAAAATAGCCATCACCAAGCTTTCCATGCTGAGTGAGCGCCAGCTCAATTACCTGCTCAATGAAAAGCTGAACCACAAGTTCCCGCCTTTTGTGAACCTGGGTAAACTGGGCTTCAACTTTGGCATGCAGGGGGTGCAGTTCACCGCGGTGAGCACCGTGGCGGAAAACCAGACCCTGTCTTTCCCAATGTATGTGCATAGCATTCCTAATAATAACGATAACCAGGATATTGTGAGTATGGGTACTAATGCGGCCCTCATTGCCAGCAAGGTGGTGGAAAATGCTTATGAAGTGCTGAGCATCCAGATGATGACGCTCCTGCAGGCCGTGGATTACCTGCAGTGCCAGCACCGCCTGGCGTCCTTTACACACGGTGTGTACAGCCAGATCCGCCAGGTATTCCCGGTGTTTGTGGAAGACGCACCGCGTTACAAAGATATCCGGCAGGTGAAGGACCTGCTGCGTAACCTTCCGCTGGCCTTTAACGCATAG
- a CDS encoding phosphopantetheine-binding protein yields the protein MEMEKLIADLKVQIIEQLNLQEVKPEDIGDDAPLFKEGLGLDSIDALELIVLLQQHYGIRVANPDDGPRIFQSVRTIAQFITEQKAAQA from the coding sequence ATGGAAATGGAGAAACTGATAGCCGATCTGAAAGTACAGATCATTGAGCAACTGAACCTGCAGGAAGTAAAACCGGAAGATATCGGCGATGACGCGCCCCTCTTCAAAGAAGGGCTGGGACTGGATTCCATCGACGCACTGGAACTCATTGTGCTGCTGCAGCAGCACTACGGCATCCGCGTGGCCAACCCGGATGATGGACCGCGTATTTTCCAGTCGGTGCGCACGATTGCCCAATTCATTACCGAGCAAAAGGCGGCACAGGCATGA
- a CDS encoding NAD(P)/FAD-dependent oxidoreductase — translation MQKEKVDVLVIGAGPAGTVSASIIAQAGYKVKIVEKQRFPRFVIGESLLPRCMEALTEAKFIDAIKACGFQEKNGAKFVKNGKVCDFSFKEQFTNGWTWTWQVQRATFDKALADAVEAMGVPVEYETTVTDIRFNGSDSVTTVEDATGQLKEIEARFIVDGSGYGRVIPRMFNLEKHSQLQSRKALFAHTVDKKRHLDGEPNRITAVVHQKGVWVWIIPFSTGVTSLGFVGNPEFFDQFPGTPEEQYRAMIATEPFFAERFKDVELVFEPRILQSWSATTDKFYGDGFVLTGNVTEFLDPIFSSGVTLACVSAQTAARLVIRKLQGEPVDWEKEYMEPTQHGVNVFRSYVMAWYEGTLDTIFFCENPDQAVKEQICSVLAGYVWDRTNPYVTGHATEPKRLARKIELTEKLNALG, via the coding sequence ATGCAAAAAGAAAAGGTAGACGTGCTCGTAATCGGTGCCGGCCCGGCTGGTACCGTATCCGCTTCCATCATCGCACAGGCGGGTTATAAGGTGAAGATCGTGGAGAAGCAGCGCTTCCCCCGTTTCGTGATCGGCGAAAGCCTGCTGCCCCGCTGTATGGAGGCGCTTACGGAAGCAAAGTTCATTGACGCCATTAAAGCCTGTGGTTTCCAGGAAAAGAATGGCGCCAAGTTCGTGAAGAATGGCAAGGTCTGCGACTTTAGCTTTAAAGAACAATTTACCAACGGGTGGACCTGGACCTGGCAGGTGCAACGCGCTACCTTTGACAAAGCACTGGCAGACGCCGTGGAAGCCATGGGCGTGCCGGTGGAATACGAAACTACGGTTACGGATATACGCTTTAATGGATCAGATTCTGTGACCACCGTGGAAGATGCAACCGGTCAGTTGAAAGAGATAGAAGCCCGCTTCATCGTGGATGGAAGTGGCTATGGCCGTGTGATCCCGCGGATGTTTAACCTGGAGAAGCACTCACAGCTGCAATCGCGCAAGGCGCTTTTTGCGCACACGGTAGATAAAAAACGCCACCTGGATGGGGAACCCAACCGCATTACCGCGGTGGTACACCAGAAAGGCGTTTGGGTGTGGATCATCCCCTTCAGCACGGGTGTTACTTCCCTGGGCTTTGTAGGCAACCCCGAATTCTTTGACCAGTTTCCCGGCACGCCAGAGGAACAATACCGCGCCATGATCGCTACGGAGCCTTTCTTTGCAGAGCGCTTCAAGGACGTGGAGCTCGTGTTTGAGCCCCGCATCCTGCAATCCTGGTCTGCCACTACCGATAAATTTTACGGGGATGGATTTGTGCTCACTGGTAATGTAACGGAGTTCCTGGATCCCATTTTCTCTTCCGGCGTTACCCTCGCCTGCGTGTCTGCCCAAACGGCTGCCAGACTGGTGATCCGTAAGCTGCAGGGCGAGCCCGTGGACTGGGAAAAAGAATACATGGAGCCCACCCAGCATGGGGTGAATGTATTCCGCTCCTATGTGATGGCCTGGTATGAAGGCACGCTGGACACCATTTTCTTCTGCGAAAACCCGGACCAGGCGGTGAAAGAACAGATCTGCAGTGTACTGGCGGGGTATGTGTGGGACCGGACCAACCCGTACGTGACCGGCCATGCCACAGAGCCCAAGCGACTGGCCCGTAAAATAGAACTTACCGAAAAACTGAATGCGCTTGGATAA
- the fabG gene encoding 3-oxoacyl-ACP reductase FabG — MKYALVTGGSRGIGRAVCVKLASMGYQVIITYKGNQAAAEETLAAVRAAGTDGVLLQFDVADEASVNTVLGGWIEANKDKQIEVLVNNAGIREDSLLFWMNSQQWRNVLGTSLDGFFYVTKLVINGMLMKRYGRIVNMVSLSGIKGLPGQTNYSAAKAGVIGATKALAQEVAKRGVTVNAVAPGFIATDMTAELNEKELAAQVPMNRFGTPEEVAAAVAFFVSRESGYITGEVLSINGGLYT, encoded by the coding sequence ATGAAATACGCATTAGTTACCGGCGGGTCCAGGGGCATAGGCAGGGCGGTATGTGTGAAGCTGGCCTCCATGGGATACCAGGTGATCATCACCTATAAAGGCAACCAGGCCGCGGCCGAAGAAACCCTGGCCGCTGTGCGTGCTGCCGGTACAGACGGTGTGCTGCTGCAGTTTGACGTAGCGGATGAAGCATCCGTGAACACGGTACTGGGCGGCTGGATAGAAGCCAATAAAGACAAACAGATAGAGGTGCTGGTAAACAATGCCGGCATCCGCGAAGACTCCCTGCTGTTCTGGATGAACAGCCAGCAGTGGCGCAACGTGCTGGGCACCAGCCTGGATGGGTTCTTTTACGTGACCAAGCTGGTGATCAACGGGATGCTCATGAAAAGGTATGGCCGCATTGTGAACATGGTATCCCTGAGCGGCATTAAAGGCCTGCCGGGACAAACCAACTACTCCGCCGCCAAGGCCGGCGTAATAGGGGCCACCAAGGCCCTGGCCCAGGAAGTGGCCAAGCGCGGTGTAACGGTGAACGCGGTAGCCCCCGGCTTCATCGCCACGGACATGACCGCGGAGCTGAATGAAAAAGAACTGGCTGCGCAAGTGCCTATGAACCGCTTTGGTACGCCCGAAGAAGTGGCCGCCGCCGTAGCGTTTTTTGTAAGCAGGGAATCCGGCTATATCACCGGCGAAGTGCTTTCTATCAACGGCGGTTTGTATACCTGA
- a CDS encoding YoaK family protein, whose protein sequence is MFRHRGKGRRPVHNLKLAALLSFVAGIVNVTGFFAVQVLTTNVTGHFAYFADGLVRGGFSEASIFLVYILSFLTGAFVSNCLVEITAQVAARYMNAVPVFTEMALLFLVASGVFGHSTNANHLVACTLLFAMGLQNALVTRISNAVVRTTHLTGLFTDLGIELSRLLFYRRPEERKKLLASIKLRFAIITFFFLGCVLGGIGYLQFHTRVLYLAVGCLLGGIVYSDIRYRYLLLKKNLLSH, encoded by the coding sequence ATGTTCAGACACCGCGGCAAGGGCAGGAGGCCGGTACACAACCTGAAACTGGCTGCCCTGTTATCTTTTGTAGCAGGTATTGTGAATGTAACCGGCTTCTTTGCCGTGCAGGTGCTCACTACCAATGTGACCGGCCACTTCGCCTATTTTGCTGACGGATTGGTCAGGGGCGGTTTCAGTGAAGCATCTATTTTCCTGGTGTATATCCTTTCTTTTTTAACCGGTGCCTTTGTGTCCAACTGCCTGGTGGAGATCACCGCGCAGGTAGCCGCACGGTATATGAATGCGGTACCGGTGTTTACCGAAATGGCGCTGCTGTTTTTAGTTGCCAGCGGCGTGTTCGGGCACAGTACAAATGCCAATCACCTGGTGGCCTGCACCCTGCTGTTTGCCATGGGGCTGCAAAATGCACTGGTGACCCGCATTTCCAATGCAGTGGTGCGCACCACCCACCTCACCGGGCTGTTTACAGACCTGGGCATAGAACTTTCCCGCCTGCTTTTCTACCGCCGCCCCGAAGAGCGCAAAAAATTGTTAGCCTCCATAAAACTCCGCTTTGCTATCATTACTTTCTTTTTCCTGGGCTGCGTGCTGGGTGGCATCGGGTACCTGCAGTTCCATACCCGGGTGCTGTACCTGGCTGTGGGCTGCCTGCTGGGCGGTATTGTGTACAGTGATATCCGCTACCGCTACCTGTTGCTGAAAAAAAACCTGCTATCGCATTGA
- a CDS encoding beta-ketoacyl-[acyl-carrier-protein] synthase family protein: MNQRVVITGLGIYSCIGKDLAAVSESLFKGRSGIVLDPARKEFGYRSGLTGYVDRPDLKPFLDRRARLMMPEQAEFAYMATREALANARIEADYMEKYPVGILYGNDSSAKPTIEANDIMREKKDTMMVGSGSVFQTMNSTVTMNLATIFRLRGVNFSVSAACASGSHAIGLGYMFIRNGMQDCVICGGAQEINLLSMGNFDAIAAFSTREDAPAKASRPFDRDRDGLVPSGGAATVILESLESARRRGATILGEVIGYGFSSNGSHISNPTVDGPTRSLQIALQDAGISGSEIGYINAHATSTPAGDASEAQALDAVFGQWRPPISSTKSMTGHECWMAGASEIVYSMLMMQNDFIAPNINFENPDEASQNLNIVTDTLQQGFDTFLSNSFGFGGTNSSLIVRKWKE, translated from the coding sequence ATGAATCAGAGAGTAGTCATCACCGGCCTGGGAATTTATTCCTGCATAGGAAAAGACCTGGCCGCGGTTAGTGAATCATTGTTCAAGGGCCGTTCCGGCATTGTGCTGGACCCGGCCCGGAAGGAGTTTGGATACCGCTCCGGGCTGACCGGCTATGTGGACAGGCCTGACCTGAAGCCTTTCCTGGACCGGCGTGCCCGCCTGATGATGCCGGAGCAGGCGGAGTTTGCCTACATGGCTACCCGCGAAGCGCTGGCAAACGCGCGCATCGAAGCAGACTATATGGAAAAATATCCCGTGGGTATTTTGTATGGCAACGACAGCTCGGCCAAGCCGACCATCGAGGCCAATGACATCATGCGGGAAAAGAAAGATACCATGATGGTGGGCTCTGGCTCTGTGTTCCAGACCATGAACTCCACCGTGACCATGAACCTGGCCACCATTTTCCGCCTGCGTGGGGTGAACTTCAGCGTGAGCGCGGCCTGCGCCAGCGGCTCCCACGCCATAGGCCTGGGCTATATGTTTATCCGCAATGGCATGCAGGATTGCGTGATCTGCGGGGGCGCCCAGGAGATCAACCTGCTGTCTATGGGCAACTTTGACGCCATTGCGGCCTTCTCCACCCGGGAAGACGCACCGGCAAAGGCTTCCCGCCCGTTTGACCGGGACCGGGATGGCCTGGTGCCCAGCGGGGGCGCTGCCACCGTGATCCTGGAAAGCCTGGAATCTGCCCGGCGCAGGGGCGCTACCATCCTGGGAGAAGTGATCGGGTACGGTTTTTCTTCCAATGGCAGCCATATCAGCAACCCCACGGTAGACGGGCCCACCCGCTCCCTGCAGATCGCCTTGCAGGATGCCGGCATTTCAGGGAGTGAGATCGGCTACATCAACGCCCACGCCACCAGCACCCCGGCCGGCGATGCCAGCGAGGCACAGGCCCTGGATGCCGTGTTTGGCCAGTGGCGCCCACCCATCAGCTCCACCAAGTCCATGACCGGCCACGAATGCTGGATGGCAGGTGCCAGCGAGATCGTGTACTCCATGCTGATGATGCAAAATGATTTCATAGCGCCCAACATCAACTTTGAAAATCCCGATGAGGCTTCCCAAAACCTGAACATCGTTACGGATACACTGCAGCAGGGATTTGATACCTTCCTTTCCAACTCATTCGGATTTGGCGGTACCAATTCTTCCCTCATTGTGCGGAAGTGGAAAGAATAG
- a CDS encoding LpxL/LpxP family acyltransferase, giving the protein MPAWEGKSKGTPLGYRIFINLLRAGGVYPAYALLRVVSFYYFLFSRQSSKYSYRYFRHRMHFGRWRSIRAVYRNYYLFGQTIIDKVVVMADMPSPFTFEFDGESHLREMIAEGQGGIMLSAHAGNWEVAGHLFKRLQTAIHIVMFDGEHERIKAYMESVTGQRNVNIIVIKNDLSHIYAINDALSKKELVCMHADRFVEGNKTVRMPFLGGDADFPAGPFLLAATFKVPVSVVFAFKEGPTHYHLSATPARRYNGRRQEGVNEAVQDFVQALEAKVRQYPEQWFNYYDFWQEDGPKKTAATH; this is encoded by the coding sequence ATGCCCGCATGGGAAGGAAAGTCTAAAGGCACTCCTTTGGGCTACCGCATCTTTATCAACCTGTTGCGTGCAGGAGGCGTATACCCGGCCTATGCATTGCTGCGCGTGGTGAGTTTCTACTATTTCTTATTTTCCCGACAGTCTTCGAAATACAGTTACCGGTATTTCCGCCATCGTATGCACTTTGGCCGCTGGCGCAGCATCCGCGCGGTGTACCGGAACTACTATCTCTTTGGGCAGACCATCATTGACAAAGTGGTGGTGATGGCGGATATGCCCAGTCCCTTCACATTTGAATTTGACGGAGAAAGCCACCTGCGGGAAATGATCGCGGAGGGCCAGGGCGGCATTATGCTCAGCGCCCACGCGGGCAACTGGGAGGTGGCCGGCCATCTTTTCAAACGCCTGCAAACCGCTATCCACATCGTAATGTTTGACGGGGAGCATGAGCGCATTAAGGCCTATATGGAATCTGTGACCGGCCAGCGCAATGTGAATATCATTGTCATTAAGAATGACCTGTCCCACATTTACGCCATCAATGATGCCCTCAGCAAAAAAGAGCTGGTGTGCATGCATGCAGACCGTTTTGTGGAGGGAAATAAGACCGTGCGCATGCCTTTCCTGGGAGGCGATGCGGATTTCCCGGCAGGGCCTTTCCTGCTGGCCGCCACGTTCAAGGTACCGGTATCAGTGGTGTTTGCCTTCAAGGAGGGCCCCACGCATTACCATCTCTCCGCTACCCCGGCCCGGCGTTACAATGGGCGGCGCCAGGAGGGCGTGAACGAAGCCGTGCAGGATTTTGTGCAGGCCCTGGAAGCCAAGGTGCGGCAGTACCCGGAGCAGTGGTTTAACTATTACGATTTCTGGCAGGAAGACGGGCCGAAAAAAACAGCCGCCACACACTAG
- a CDS encoding 3-hydroxyacyl-ACP dehydratase, whose amino-acid sequence MDILQYIPQRPPMVMIDTLSGATDRTADTALTIAADNIFLNGGKFSPSGLLENMAQTAAAHAGYLALRLNEPVKVGFIGAVKDLQIKSLPPAGATLHTHIEVQNTVFNATSVLAKVSLDNAVVASCELKIFINP is encoded by the coding sequence ATGGACATTCTTCAATACATCCCTCAGCGCCCACCCATGGTGATGATAGACACGCTGAGCGGCGCTACAGACCGCACTGCCGACACGGCGCTCACCATTGCCGCGGATAATATCTTTTTGAACGGCGGAAAATTTTCGCCCTCCGGCCTGCTGGAAAACATGGCCCAGACAGCCGCTGCCCACGCCGGCTACCTGGCCCTGCGCCTGAACGAGCCGGTGAAAGTAGGTTTCATTGGCGCGGTGAAGGACCTGCAGATCAAATCCCTGCCTCCCGCAGGCGCTACGCTGCATACCCACATTGAAGTGCAGAATACCGTGTTCAACGCCACTTCCGTGCTGGCCAAAGTGAGCCTGGACAACGCCGTGGTGGCCAGCTGTGAGCTGAAGATCTTCATTAATCCCTGA
- a CDS encoding SAM-dependent methyltransferase, producing the protein MNFFSKETKTALQAKEAALQLAFAPVAFQATRALRNLGILKIISDAGRKGITLEDIVAKLTLTRYAVRVLVEAGLGIELLLINDKKYTLTKMGHFILHDELTRINMDFTQDICYRGMDHLEEALVTGKPAGLRELGPWETIYPGLSLLPPEIGKSWFDFDHYYSDIAYPQTLPIVFSRKPRNLLELGGNTGKWALACTGFDPDVKVTILDLPGQMGLAEQKIKAAGVEDRVSFFTTDVLDEHRPFPAEKFDAVWMSQFLDCFSEAEIISILKRCAAVLSERGRIYILEPFWNRQVFKSAAYCLQQTSLYFTAMANGNSQMYHSDDFIACVQAAGLKVVEENDQVGMSYTLLQCEKMS; encoded by the coding sequence ATGAACTTTTTCTCCAAAGAAACAAAAACCGCGCTGCAGGCCAAGGAAGCCGCCTTGCAACTGGCCTTTGCCCCGGTGGCGTTCCAGGCCACCCGCGCACTGCGCAACCTGGGTATCCTGAAGATCATTTCCGATGCCGGGCGCAAAGGCATTACCCTGGAAGATATCGTGGCCAAGCTGACCCTCACCAGGTACGCCGTGCGCGTGCTGGTAGAAGCCGGCCTGGGTATAGAACTGCTGCTCATCAACGATAAGAAATACACCCTCACCAAGATGGGTCACTTCATTTTGCATGATGAACTGACCCGCATTAACATGGACTTTACCCAGGACATCTGCTACCGCGGCATGGACCACCTGGAAGAAGCCCTGGTGACGGGCAAACCGGCCGGCCTGCGGGAACTGGGGCCCTGGGAAACCATTTACCCCGGCCTGTCTTTGCTGCCCCCGGAAATTGGCAAAAGCTGGTTCGACTTCGATCACTATTATTCCGATATTGCTTACCCGCAAACCCTGCCCATCGTGTTTTCCCGCAAGCCCCGCAACCTGCTGGAGCTGGGCGGCAACACAGGCAAGTGGGCCCTGGCCTGCACCGGCTTTGATCCGGATGTGAAAGTGACCATCCTGGATCTGCCCGGCCAGATGGGCCTTGCGGAACAAAAGATCAAAGCCGCCGGCGTGGAAGACCGCGTAAGCTTTTTCACTACAGATGTGCTGGATGAGCACCGGCCCTTCCCGGCAGAAAAGTTTGATGCGGTGTGGATGAGCCAATTCCTGGATTGCTTCTCCGAAGCAGAGATCATTTCTATCCTGAAACGCTGTGCCGCTGTGCTTTCTGAGCGGGGGCGCATTTATATCCTGGAGCCCTTCTGGAACCGCCAGGTGTTTAAAAGCGCGGCTTACTGCCTGCAGCAAACCTCGCTCTACTTCACAGCCATGGCCAATGGCAACAGCCAGATGTACCATTCTGACGATTTCATTGCCTGCGTACAGGCTGCCGGCCTTAAGGTAGTGGAGGAGAATGACCAGGTAGGGATGAGCTATACGCTGCTGCAGTGCGAGAAAATGTCCTAG
- a CDS encoding acyl carrier protein, with the protein MEVAAIIKQTNAFLVEEFEVDPAKITPAADLKATLDLDSLDYIDLVVVIESNFGFKVKPEDFHGIVTFQDFYDYVINRLKQKELV; encoded by the coding sequence ATGGAAGTTGCAGCCATCATAAAACAAACGAACGCTTTCCTGGTTGAAGAATTTGAAGTAGACCCGGCAAAGATCACCCCAGCAGCAGACCTGAAAGCCACGCTGGATCTGGATAGCCTTGATTACATCGACCTGGTGGTAGTCATTGAAAGTAACTTCGGTTTCAAGGTGAAACCGGAAGACTTCCATGGCATTGTCACTTTCCAGGATTTTTACGATTACGTGATCAACCGGCTGAAACAAAAAGAACTGGTATAA